TAGGACTTACGCACGAGTTATGGAATAAAGAACCGCAGAGGCACAGAGACACTGAGAAATCAGAGGTTGAGAGATATTTTGCGTAAGTCTTATCCTAAATCCATACTTTCTACCTGAAAACTGACAACTAAATTTAATAGAGGCGACTCAGTGTGTACTCAGCTATGTTAATCAATGCCTGGTGAGATTCTGAGGGTGGGAGAACTGCAAGATGTTCAATTGCCAACTTAGCATGGTGAGCAGCTAACTCTCGCGCCTGCTGTATACCTTCACTATCTTGAATCAATTCTAGTGCTTGCTCTAAATCTCCTTCTTGAGCAAACTCTCGCTCAATCAGCACTTCCAAAGATGGTTTTTGGGCTAAAGCAAATAAAACGGGTGCAGTCAGATTACCGCTTTTGAGATCCGAACCCACTGGTTTACCCAAGGTATCTGTTGTACTGGTGAAATCTAGAATGTCATCAACAATTTGAAATGCTATACCAAAATGACGACCATAGCTATACAGATGCTCAACAGTTTCTCGTGAGACTTCACTGAGTAACCCAGCAGCTTTAGAACTGTTGGCGATTAACGAAGCTGTTTTGTAATAACTCTTCTCAATGTAAGTTTCAATAGAAATACCAGCATCAAAACGATTTAGTCCCTGCTGAATCTCCCCAGTAGCCAGATCCATAATGACTTCTGAGAGCAGTTTCACCACCTCCAAATTGTCCAAGTTTGCTAAATACCAGGACGATTGGGCAAAGAGAAAATCTCCTGCTAAGATGGCAATGCGGTTCCCGAACAAACTATGAACAGTAGGAACGCCTCGCCGCACATCTGATTCATCTACGACATCATCATGTACTAAGCTTGCTGTGTGAATCATTTCTGTAATCTCAGCAAGGCGACGATGACGGGGTGTAATGTCTTGTTCTAACATTGTTGCCCGCGATATTAGCAGGACAATTGCTGGTCTGATACGCTTTCCCCCAGCACCGAATAAATGCTCGGCTGCTGCAAACAGAATGGGGTGGCGATTTCCAACTAGCTGCTTTAGGTTATCTGCTAGTAGTCGCAGGTCTGCTTCCACAGGGGTAAACAGGGAGGTGGCTGGGGTCATGGATGGGCGGACTCTGACTTAGGTTACGAAAGTTTACATATCCTATACTCATTT
This Nostoc sp. C052 DNA region includes the following protein-coding sequences:
- the sds gene encoding solanesyl diphosphate synthase encodes the protein MTPATSLFTPVEADLRLLADNLKQLVGNRHPILFAAAEHLFGAGGKRIRPAIVLLISRATMLEQDITPRHRRLAEITEMIHTASLVHDDVVDESDVRRGVPTVHSLFGNRIAILAGDFLFAQSSWYLANLDNLEVVKLLSEVIMDLATGEIQQGLNRFDAGISIETYIEKSYYKTASLIANSSKAAGLLSEVSRETVEHLYSYGRHFGIAFQIVDDILDFTSTTDTLGKPVGSDLKSGNLTAPVLFALAQKPSLEVLIEREFAQEGDLEQALELIQDSEGIQQARELAAHHAKLAIEHLAVLPPSESHQALINIAEYTLSRLY